From one Methylomonas paludis genomic stretch:
- a CDS encoding DUF2970 domain-containing protein has translation MTKTNLLQVVKSVISAFIGVQSNSNREHDFKNGSLPAFIIVGLIATLVFILAIAKLASLATGQ, from the coding sequence ATGACTAAAACCAATCTGCTGCAAGTTGTAAAAAGCGTGATTTCCGCATTCATAGGTGTACAAAGTAATAGCAACAGGGAACACGATTTCAAGAACGGCTCTTTACCTGCGTTTATTATCGTGGGCTTGATCGCGACCTTGGTGTTTATTTTAGCCATCGCGAAACTTGCATCACTCGCTACCGGGCAATGA
- a CDS encoding DCC1-like thiol-disulfide oxidoreductase family protein has product MYRFLISKISALYQKQVPATGIGLFRILFGLVTLQEILFLIFFNHLIFDPIPFLDVEFPMIVFFLWIWALVALALTLGYRCQQASIANYLFWQIFVNFTPMQRDFDGGFDLFMIGANFFLIFMPTDRAFSLDSLRKKLATPFVHYREYPAVQVSVLTYYLPVSICLGFLYFDSAIHKMFAEHWRNGLGAWLPSSIPYYMSALDMSWLLNQEILQKVIGYTIIVFQFSFLALYYRPRFRPWYFLVGAGLHLGITLSFNIYPFGIGMLIFYSLVIPFAWYRQIGKLLQAKQPGLTVFYDQQCPLCCRTILILNHFDVLHGVDFKSAQQYAQQYPALQSLDQQQLLTDIYALDSRGRLYAGVASYAQILIAMRYTAPIGWLLNLPGIYQLASSRYRQIADSRLRLNCDISCINPIAPQFEKTLYERIFVAETPAATKKSVYGIYKLLCLIIVLQLNSSIHYGLLYRCHVGTRQNPIGTVITDMSNAVLMLSNTFLGITPHALYLHDHFAGYEDLLAITYLDSQGVEHWLPFVNEQGRLLAPNWGRVHSMWANIAVTPNIQEPRLKKFIMKVTAFWGIKSGLELDKTKFLLKRKKIRAPFVWEPDLRAQNLSGAWQTIGYAQWRGKEINIELPVDIENFN; this is encoded by the coding sequence ATGTACCGATTTCTCATTTCCAAAATCTCTGCACTTTATCAAAAGCAAGTGCCGGCTACCGGTATTGGTCTGTTCCGTATTCTGTTCGGACTGGTAACCTTACAGGAAATACTGTTCCTGATTTTTTTCAACCATCTGATATTCGATCCTATCCCGTTTCTGGATGTGGAATTTCCGATGATTGTGTTTTTTCTCTGGATATGGGCGTTAGTAGCACTGGCCTTAACCCTGGGTTATCGCTGTCAGCAAGCCAGCATCGCCAATTATCTGTTCTGGCAGATATTCGTCAACTTTACCCCCATGCAACGCGATTTTGACGGCGGTTTTGACCTATTCATGATAGGGGCCAATTTTTTCCTGATTTTTATGCCCACAGACCGGGCTTTCAGCCTCGACAGCCTGCGAAAAAAACTGGCGACACCTTTTGTCCACTACCGGGAATATCCTGCCGTCCAAGTTTCAGTTTTGACTTATTATCTGCCGGTCAGCATTTGTCTGGGCTTTTTGTATTTTGATTCCGCCATTCACAAAATGTTTGCCGAACATTGGCGCAATGGCCTGGGAGCCTGGCTGCCTTCTTCCATACCCTACTATATGTCGGCCCTGGATATGTCCTGGCTACTGAATCAGGAAATTCTGCAGAAAGTTATTGGTTACACCATTATCGTCTTTCAGTTCAGCTTTTTGGCGCTGTATTACCGACCCCGCTTCAGACCCTGGTATTTTTTGGTGGGTGCTGGTTTACACTTGGGCATTACCCTGTCGTTCAACATTTACCCATTCGGCATCGGCATGTTGATTTTCTACAGTCTGGTAATACCGTTTGCCTGGTATCGCCAAATCGGCAAGCTATTACAGGCCAAACAGCCTGGATTGACGGTGTTTTACGATCAGCAATGCCCCTTATGCTGCCGCACCATTCTGATTCTGAACCATTTTGATGTATTGCATGGTGTGGACTTCAAATCGGCCCAGCAATATGCTCAGCAATATCCGGCCCTGCAAAGCCTGGATCAACAGCAGTTACTCACCGACATTTATGCACTGGACAGCCGGGGCCGGCTATATGCCGGCGTAGCCAGCTACGCCCAAATTCTGATTGCCATGCGTTATACCGCCCCCATAGGCTGGTTGCTGAACCTGCCCGGCATTTACCAACTGGCCAGCAGCCGTTACCGGCAAATTGCCGACTCTCGGTTGAGGCTGAATTGTGACATCAGCTGTATTAATCCGATCGCTCCCCAGTTTGAAAAGACTCTGTATGAGCGCATATTTGTCGCAGAAACGCCCGCTGCGACGAAAAAAAGTGTGTACGGTATCTACAAACTATTGTGCCTGATTATCGTGCTGCAATTGAACAGCAGCATTCATTACGGCTTATTGTACCGCTGTCATGTCGGCACCCGGCAAAATCCCATAGGCACAGTGATCACCGATATGAGTAATGCCGTACTGATGTTGTCCAATACCTTTCTTGGCATCACGCCCCATGCATTATATCTGCATGATCATTTTGCCGGCTACGAAGATTTATTAGCCATCACCTATCTGGATAGCCAGGGTGTTGAGCACTGGTTGCCGTTCGTCAATGAACAGGGTCGCCTGCTGGCTCCCAACTGGGGCCGGGTACATTCGATGTGGGCCAATATCGCCGTTACTCCGAATATTCAGGAACCCAGATTGAAAAAATTTATCATGAAAGTAACTGCGTTTTGGGGGATAAAATCCGGTCTGGAACTGGATAAAACCAAATTTTTGCTCAAACGTAAAAAAATCCGCGCCCCATTCGTTTGGGAGCCGGATCTACGGGCCCAAAACTTGTCCGGCGCTTGGCAGACCATAGGTTACGCGCAATGGCGGGGTAAGGAAATTAACATCGAGCTGCCCGTCGATATTGAAAATTTTAACTGA